Proteins encoded together in one Candidatus Binatia bacterium window:
- a CDS encoding nucleotidyltransferase domain-containing protein produces the protein MHDREPAAVSELVRRIVAVAHPDRIILFGSAARGTVGPDSDLDVLVVKAGVPHRRQLAQEIHRALFGIGVPVDVIVMTPEDVDALCDAVGSFVSAALREGRELHAA, from the coding sequence ATGCACGACAGGGAGCCTGCAGCAGTGTCCGAGCTTGTGCGACGCATCGTGGCCGTCGCACACCCGGATCGCATCATCCTTTTCGGCTCGGCGGCGCGAGGGACGGTTGGCCCGGACAGCGATCTCGACGTTCTCGTCGTCAAGGCCGGCGTGCCGCACCGCCGCCAGCTCGCGCAGGAGATCCACCGCGCCCTTTTCGGGATCGGCGTTCCGGTTGACGTGATCGTCATGACACCCGAAGACGTGGACGCGCTGTGCGACGCGGTCGGATCGTTCGTCAGCGCCGCCCTTCGGGAAGGTCGGGAGCTGCATGCCGCCTGA
- the cmr6 gene encoding type III-B CRISPR module RAMP protein Cmr6, which yields MTVRVAVPAYVGGNFDEAPPGHRFRLYFGGWTEAWDLVAQERDRALASASELRPATLNGLRGLASRQDALAAIAGERMLSLDYLTDGPFVTGMGMEHPLENGFAFMDPYGLPYLPGSSLKGVLRRAAEELALFADDPCGWSVPAVWWLFGFDQHSAYLCRDERNDSAAVRAERGKWRAAYRERLDGATIALAEGFLRLSSAPAVLECSRTRDVREALERLPQSDALGDMHSAGALEFWDAYLDPAGGRLRIDIMNPHFGRYYEGRGLPSDDDNPNPIFFLAVPPASKVRLHVRLRTSPLLPESLATAWRGLVEAACDYAGDWLGFGAKTAIGYGRLRRDQKAEAEREAQRVKAAAEARKAREEVARCAAEEARQARLATMSELDRAIEDLRDCDVTRIDAIYRNELPKLSDEDQKQLAAPLIDAYKRVGKWTGKLSDKQQAKKHRLLQILGRV from the coding sequence GTGACGGTGCGGGTTGCGGTGCCGGCATACGTGGGCGGCAACTTCGACGAGGCTCCTCCGGGCCATCGGTTTCGGTTGTACTTCGGTGGCTGGACGGAGGCGTGGGATCTCGTTGCCCAGGAGCGGGATAGGGCACTGGCCAGTGCCTCTGAGCTGCGACCGGCGACCCTGAACGGGCTGCGGGGACTGGCGTCACGGCAGGACGCCCTCGCGGCGATTGCGGGCGAACGAATGCTGTCTTTGGACTATCTGACGGATGGTCCGTTCGTAACCGGCATGGGAATGGAGCATCCCCTCGAAAACGGATTCGCCTTTATGGACCCGTATGGCCTGCCCTACCTGCCGGGGAGTTCCCTCAAGGGCGTCCTCCGCCGAGCAGCGGAGGAGTTGGCGCTGTTCGCGGACGATCCTTGCGGTTGGAGCGTGCCGGCCGTGTGGTGGCTTTTCGGCTTTGATCAGCACAGTGCGTACTTGTGTCGGGACGAGCGAAACGACTCCGCGGCCGTACGTGCGGAGCGCGGGAAGTGGCGCGCCGCCTACAGGGAAAGGTTGGACGGCGCGACCATTGCCCTTGCCGAAGGCTTTCTCCGGTTATCCTCGGCCCCTGCTGTGTTGGAGTGTTCCCGCACCCGTGACGTTAGGGAAGCTCTCGAACGCCTACCGCAGTCGGACGCGCTGGGAGATATGCACAGTGCTGGTGCGCTGGAATTCTGGGACGCCTACCTCGATCCGGCCGGTGGGCGCCTCCGGATCGACATTATGAACCCGCATTTCGGACGATACTACGAGGGAAGAGGCTTGCCGTCCGACGACGACAACCCGAATCCGATCTTCTTCCTGGCGGTGCCTCCCGCGTCGAAGGTTCGGCTTCATGTGCGGCTTCGAACGAGTCCCCTACTCCCTGAATCGTTGGCGACCGCGTGGCGCGGCCTTGTCGAAGCCGCGTGCGACTACGCCGGCGACTGGCTCGGCTTCGGGGCGAAGACGGCGATAGGGTACGGCCGGCTCCGGCGCGATCAGAAAGCTGAAGCGGAGCGCGAGGCGCAACGTGTCAAAGCCGCGGCGGAGGCCCGGAAGGCTCGGGAGGAGGTCGCACGTTGCGCAGCGGAGGAAGCGCGACAGGCCCGGCTCGCGACCATGTCGGAGCTCGATCGAGCCATCGAAGATCTGCGGGATTGCGATGTGACACGAATTGACGCCATTTACAGAAACGAGTTGCCGAAGCTGTCCGATGAAGATCAGAAACAGCTCGCCGCGCCCTTGATCGACGCATACAAACGCGTCGGAAAGTGGACCGGAAAACTGTCCGATAAACAACAGGCCAAGAAGCATCGCTTGCTCCAAATCCTGGGCCGGGTGTGA
- the cas6 gene encoding CRISPR system precrRNA processing endoribonuclease RAMP protein Cas6, which translates to MPPEPAGGTVAVVPVVSCLEMPSALSLVTTFITCSPQRLPPFLGSAVHGALSRAVYRTVCVFPRRPTCAGCPLLARCAYPLLFDTPAPADDTLLAAGIRDQAPRPLVVGPEPGWTRPSGHPVRLDADAEIPVRLTLVGRAIDELPIVVVALQRLARRGLGLPAEEPADPAERMARPALRLARVTTADGSHVVYDGATDTYEAPIVAPAGSAGAEEPPQAAVIEFITPLRLKRDGKLIDTVPPPVFIATLARRANALSVLFGSGTPAVDEAECERLATGIAVAAAELRRVHVTRYSARQRQRMSWPGLMGSVHWRGPALRTLWPLLRFGEQVQVGKGTALGFGRYRLGMAAAQPRMIGKEERWRAQ; encoded by the coding sequence ATGCCGCCTGAGCCCGCCGGTGGGACGGTCGCCGTCGTGCCCGTGGTGTCGTGTCTCGAAATGCCGTCAGCCCTCTCGTTAGTTACCACCTTCATCACTTGCTCCCCCCAGCGCCTCCCGCCATTCCTCGGCTCTGCCGTGCATGGTGCGCTGAGCCGCGCCGTCTACCGAACCGTCTGCGTCTTTCCCCGCCGTCCGACCTGTGCCGGGTGCCCGCTCCTCGCCCGCTGCGCCTACCCGCTGCTCTTCGACACCCCGGCTCCTGCCGACGACACCCTTCTCGCCGCCGGCATCCGCGACCAGGCACCGCGCCCCCTCGTCGTCGGCCCCGAACCCGGCTGGACCCGCCCCTCCGGGCATCCCGTCCGCCTCGATGCCGACGCCGAGATCCCCGTGCGTCTCACGCTGGTCGGCCGCGCCATCGACGAGCTGCCCATCGTCGTCGTCGCCCTCCAACGCCTCGCCCGCCGCGGCCTCGGCTTGCCGGCCGAGGAACCCGCTGACCCCGCCGAGCGCATGGCGCGCCCCGCGCTGCGCCTCGCTCGCGTCACCACCGCCGACGGCTCGCACGTCGTCTACGACGGCGCCACCGATACGTACGAAGCGCCAATCGTCGCTCCGGCGGGCAGCGCCGGCGCCGAGGAACCGCCGCAGGCCGCGGTCATCGAATTCATCACCCCGCTGCGCCTCAAGCGCGACGGCAAGCTGATCGACACCGTACCGCCCCCCGTCTTCATCGCCACCCTGGCGCGCCGTGCCAACGCGCTGAGCGTCCTGTTCGGATCGGGAACGCCCGCCGTCGACGAAGCCGAGTGCGAACGCCTGGCCACCGGCATCGCCGTCGCCGCCGCCGAACTGCGGCGGGTCCATGTCACCCGCTACTCGGCCCGCCAACGCCAACGCATGTCCTGGCCCGGTCTCATGGGCAGCGTACACTGGCGCGGCCCCGCACTCCGCACCCTCTGGCCGCTACTCCGCTTCGGCGAGCAGGTGCAGGTCGGCAAAGGCACCGCGCTCGGCTTCGGCCGCTATCGGTTGGGGATGGCGGCCGCGCAACCGAGGATGATTGGCAAGGAGGAGAGATGGCGCGCGCAATGA
- a CDS encoding TIGR02710 family CRISPR-associated CARF protein, which yields MARAMIVSVGGSAEPLAVTLGEEKPEFVCFLASHRSVDEIAKIKDAVKVSTGGAFKDEKEIVDSAEDLVECYRKALACIERVRRQGFPESEMLIDYTGGTKVMSAAVAMAAAAYGVRFSYVGGDRRTKDGLGVVESGSERRRIDRNPLELFAVEEKRRIAQHFNSHQYDAAAVMMGDLLPKLQEPHRALLDAVRDLLVGYAAWDRFDHRTARRELGKGRHRLEELVRAAQAGEYSNVLSQAAENVRFLESLDRDTNGFHNLRMPLVGDLVANAERRLAERKYDDAVARLYRAIEMRGQIAFEAEFAHPTNKVPPTVLPERVRAEYVSRYAAADKGLLKLPLEATYRALAAVDDAVGKEFVARYEEVSQLQGARNDSILAHGIQPMGKERAARMLDLTLAFLPSTVHRPEFPRLPW from the coding sequence ATGGCGCGCGCAATGATCGTCTCGGTTGGTGGTTCCGCGGAGCCGCTGGCGGTTACCCTCGGAGAAGAGAAGCCGGAATTCGTCTGTTTCCTTGCTTCTCACCGTAGCGTAGACGAGATCGCGAAGATCAAGGACGCGGTGAAAGTCAGCACCGGCGGGGCGTTCAAGGACGAAAAGGAGATCGTAGACTCCGCGGAAGATCTCGTTGAATGCTACCGCAAGGCTCTGGCGTGCATCGAGCGCGTGCGCCGGCAAGGATTCCCGGAGTCCGAGATGCTGATCGACTACACTGGTGGAACCAAGGTCATGAGCGCTGCCGTAGCTATGGCAGCCGCCGCATACGGCGTGCGGTTCTCGTATGTAGGCGGCGACCGCCGCACCAAGGATGGCCTCGGGGTAGTCGAGTCTGGAAGCGAACGACGGCGCATAGACCGTAATCCCCTGGAGCTGTTTGCGGTTGAAGAGAAGCGTCGCATCGCACAGCACTTCAACTCGCACCAGTATGATGCAGCGGCGGTGATGATGGGCGATCTGCTCCCCAAGCTGCAGGAGCCCCACCGTGCCCTGCTCGACGCGGTTCGAGATCTCCTGGTTGGTTATGCAGCCTGGGATCGTTTCGACCACCGCACTGCTCGGCGTGAACTGGGCAAGGGCCGGCATCGGCTGGAGGAGCTGGTTCGTGCGGCGCAAGCCGGCGAGTATTCGAATGTACTCTCGCAGGCAGCGGAGAACGTCAGGTTTCTCGAGTCGCTGGACCGCGACACGAACGGGTTCCACAACCTCCGCATGCCGCTGGTCGGGGATCTCGTAGCTAATGCCGAACGCCGCCTTGCCGAGCGCAAGTACGACGACGCGGTCGCACGCCTGTACCGGGCCATCGAGATGCGTGGCCAGATTGCTTTCGAAGCCGAATTTGCCCACCCGACGAACAAGGTACCGCCCACTGTTCTACCCGAGAGAGTGCGCGCCGAATACGTCTCGCGATACGCGGCTGCCGACAAGGGCTTGTTGAAATTGCCGCTCGAAGCCACGTACCGCGCGCTGGCCGCCGTTGACGACGCGGTCGGGAAAGAGTTCGTTGCACGGTACGAGGAGGTCAGCCAACTGCAGGGGGCTCGAAACGACTCCATACTCGCGCACGGCATCCAGCCGATGGGTAAGGAACGCGCAGCTCGCATGCTGGACCTGACGCTCGCATTCCTACCCTCGACGGTTCATCGCCCTGAGTTCCCGCGCCTCCCGTGGTAA
- the cmr4 gene encoding type III-B CRISPR module RAMP protein Cmr4, with product MFESKAAMFLYAISPVHMGAGTAIGAIDNPIQRERHTGHPMIAGSGLKGALRHEANALWGGREGLVERIFGPDPDTGDASDHAGAVSVGDAQLVLFPVRSLRRSYVYATCPTALGRLRRLIELAGLDNPVADSIPTLSGSQCALVNEQLRTPGSGNLVLETFEFQPATQHTDAVRKIGAWLKENAIAAGVGSEYFRDKIGADTVLLTDDNFNYFVHNATVVEPHVRIADESGTADEGGLFYTENLPPETLLVSLLMASRERVGSRNGTAQPGMPAGEILRRVRGGTGDNESPGFDGRLLQVGGDATTGRGHVLLRLAMKE from the coding sequence ATGTTTGAGAGTAAGGCAGCGATGTTTCTCTACGCGATCAGTCCGGTGCACATGGGGGCGGGGACGGCGATCGGTGCGATCGACAACCCGATCCAGCGCGAGCGTCATACGGGGCATCCGATGATTGCGGGATCGGGCTTGAAGGGAGCGCTGCGGCACGAGGCCAATGCGCTCTGGGGCGGTCGGGAGGGTCTGGTCGAACGGATCTTCGGTCCCGATCCGGACACCGGCGATGCGTCTGATCACGCGGGTGCAGTGAGCGTCGGCGATGCGCAGCTCGTGCTGTTCCCGGTGCGAAGTCTGCGACGGTCGTACGTATATGCGACGTGTCCCACGGCGCTCGGTCGGCTGCGGCGGCTGATCGAGTTGGCCGGATTGGACAATCCCGTAGCGGACTCGATACCCACCCTCAGCGGTAGCCAATGCGCGCTCGTCAATGAACAACTCAGGACTCCCGGTTCAGGTAACCTGGTACTGGAGACGTTCGAGTTCCAACCGGCGACTCAGCACACGGACGCGGTACGAAAGATCGGCGCGTGGCTGAAAGAGAATGCGATCGCGGCCGGCGTGGGGAGCGAGTACTTCCGCGACAAGATTGGCGCGGACACGGTGCTGCTCACTGACGACAACTTCAACTACTTCGTGCACAACGCGACCGTCGTAGAGCCGCACGTACGCATCGCGGACGAATCCGGAACGGCCGACGAGGGCGGTCTCTTCTATACCGAGAACCTGCCCCCGGAGACCCTGCTTGTCAGCCTTTTGATGGCGTCGCGTGAGCGCGTCGGGTCCAGGAACGGTACGGCGCAGCCGGGCATGCCAGCGGGGGAGATCTTGCGGCGAGTTCGTGGAGGCACCGGGGACAACGAATCGCCCGGTTTCGACGGTCGGTTGCTGCAGGTCGGTGGCGATGCCACGACCGGCCGCGGACACGTACTGCTGCGGTTGGCGATGAAGGAGTGA
- a CDS encoding tetratricopeptide repeat protein: protein MTEPLKDTALPRSPAELRQLAADLKRRNDWTAIAGLATHLPAGWGREWLGLADEVAFALSQLHRCIEARDVLLRAWELEPVHRTASSLAYIHYDALMQHKIRKPRLDDPEPYRKAFERWVGEALRLRSDSLPDRYRLAVYHASILTQKDVVAVREFREVLRLFETLPAADRNPAHRHFGKYVRAFYGLARSQYRLGRYTEARRAVFRCIRLDGEKHHVAPVFKFFLAAKVLVAQNQLADAERALRLAVDAPHRGDRDFVFALLADIALRQDRVDDAAQWIELHVRAHHRKPYVWRLLGDCAARRGQHDRALKMYKSALLKDHGGRHVTLLHIGQVHEAAGRVGEARRAYQEAAEFRRRKYLTEDADALEALAGLCERDGDVAAARAAYTRMSRLPAKAKHAEEQLARLTG from the coding sequence ATGACCGAGCCCCTCAAGGATACCGCACTGCCGCGCTCCCCGGCGGAGCTGCGCCAGCTCGCCGCGGACCTGAAGCGGCGTAACGATTGGACCGCTATCGCCGGTCTTGCCACACACTTGCCCGCCGGCTGGGGCCGCGAATGGCTCGGCCTCGCCGACGAGGTCGCCTTCGCCCTCTCCCAGCTCCATCGCTGCATCGAAGCCCGCGACGTCCTCTTGCGCGCGTGGGAACTCGAACCGGTACATCGCACGGCCAGCTCGCTCGCCTACATCCATTACGACGCGCTCATGCAACACAAGATCCGCAAGCCGCGCCTCGATGACCCCGAACCCTACCGCAAGGCGTTCGAACGATGGGTCGGCGAGGCCCTGCGCCTGCGCTCCGACTCCTTGCCGGACCGCTATCGGCTCGCCGTCTACCACGCCAGTATCCTTACCCAGAAGGACGTCGTCGCCGTGCGCGAGTTCCGCGAGGTGCTGCGCCTCTTCGAAACCCTTCCCGCCGCCGACCGCAACCCCGCGCACCGCCACTTCGGCAAGTACGTGCGCGCCTTCTACGGTCTGGCCCGCTCGCAGTACCGCCTCGGCCGCTACACCGAGGCCCGCCGCGCCGTGTTCCGCTGTATCCGCCTCGACGGCGAAAAACACCACGTCGCACCGGTGTTCAAGTTCTTCCTTGCCGCCAAGGTGCTCGTCGCTCAGAACCAACTCGCCGACGCCGAACGCGCCCTGCGCCTCGCGGTAGACGCTCCACACCGCGGCGACCGCGACTTCGTGTTCGCGCTGCTGGCCGACATCGCCCTGCGGCAGGACCGCGTCGACGACGCCGCCCAGTGGATCGAGCTGCACGTCCGCGCTCATCATCGCAAACCCTACGTCTGGCGCCTGCTCGGCGATTGCGCGGCGCGGCGCGGCCAACACGACCGCGCCCTCAAGATGTACAAGAGCGCGCTCCTCAAGGATCACGGCGGCCGTCACGTCACCTTGCTGCACATCGGCCAGGTCCACGAAGCCGCCGGACGCGTCGGCGAGGCCCGCCGCGCGTACCAGGAGGCCGCCGAGTTCCGCCGGCGAAAATACCTCACCGAAGATGCCGACGCGCTCGAGGCTCTCGCGGGCCTGTGCGAACGCGACGGCGACGTTGCCGCCGCGCGCGCCGCGTACACGCGCATGAGCCGCCTGCCCGCCAAAGCCAAGCACGCCGAGGAACAACTGGCCCGGCTGACCGGATGA
- a CDS encoding type III-B CRISPR module-associated protein Cmr3 has translation MDFLTVRPLDILHLRGNRLFGETGSGEAVMPPWPSLFSGALRTRMLVDGGVEFADFSRGNVRDEGVRAAVGRSPTEPGTFRLAGTAMILRRQGEMGRSVDVPCFPCPADLVAMEATGEGADAPGGTGARKERIALHALQPVRLTEVGVSGSFPLPGVPVLRCAEPGKSRADVWLTADGFAAHLKGEPVPSGAALEASDLWKVDARVGIALDTGRRTTRPGKLYAADAVSLAPEAAFLVACRGGGDRLPRDGLVRLGGDGRGAVVSRWAPQAQHWTPWGYLPRGDGFRIVLATPGIFRRGWLPPRVEETGDGLVLQVGGLRARLVAAATGRAEVVSGWDLVRHAPKAALRTVPAGAVYWFERLAGSTDELVQLVADGWWDAETEPDMAWRARRPEGFNSVWFGDWDGRL, from the coding sequence ATGGATTTCCTGACCGTGCGACCGCTCGACATTTTGCACCTGCGCGGGAATCGTCTGTTTGGCGAAACCGGCAGCGGAGAGGCAGTCATGCCGCCCTGGCCCTCGCTGTTTTCGGGGGCCCTGCGCACCCGTATGCTGGTCGACGGCGGCGTCGAGTTCGCGGACTTCTCGCGCGGCAACGTGAGGGATGAGGGTGTGCGCGCGGCGGTCGGTCGATCGCCAACCGAACCGGGAACGTTCCGTCTTGCTGGAACGGCGATGATCCTCCGCCGGCAGGGTGAAATGGGTCGGTCAGTAGACGTGCCCTGCTTCCCCTGTCCGGCGGATCTGGTGGCAATGGAGGCGACCGGTGAGGGAGCCGATGCGCCGGGCGGGACCGGAGCGCGCAAGGAAAGGATAGCGTTGCACGCCCTCCAACCCGTGCGGCTTACCGAGGTCGGTGTGAGCGGCAGCTTCCCGCTTCCCGGCGTGCCCGTACTGCGGTGTGCGGAGCCGGGCAAGTCGAGGGCCGACGTATGGTTGACGGCGGACGGCTTCGCCGCCCATCTGAAGGGCGAACCCGTTCCTTCGGGTGCCGCGCTCGAAGCCAGCGACCTCTGGAAGGTAGACGCGCGTGTGGGGATAGCGCTGGACACGGGCCGGCGCACCACCCGCCCCGGGAAGCTCTATGCCGCCGACGCGGTATCGCTGGCGCCGGAGGCGGCGTTCCTGGTGGCCTGCCGGGGTGGGGGCGATCGGTTGCCTCGCGATGGGCTCGTCCGTCTCGGTGGGGACGGCAGAGGTGCGGTGGTGTCGCGGTGGGCGCCGCAGGCGCAGCACTGGACGCCGTGGGGATACCTACCTCGCGGGGACGGTTTCCGCATCGTGCTGGCAACGCCCGGGATCTTTCGGCGCGGGTGGTTGCCGCCGCGGGTCGAAGAGACCGGCGATGGTCTGGTGTTGCAGGTCGGCGGTTTACGGGCGCGGCTCGTAGCCGCGGCGACCGGCCGGGCAGAGGTGGTCAGTGGCTGGGACCTCGTACGGCATGCGCCCAAGGCCGCACTGCGGACGGTGCCCGCGGGAGCGGTGTACTGGTTCGAGCGCCTTGCGGGCTCGACCGACGAGCTGGTGCAGCTCGTGGCGGACGGCTGGTGGGACGCCGAGACGGAACCCGACATGGCGTGGCGTGCACGACGGCCCGAGGGATTCAACAGTGTATGGTTCGGCGATTGGGATGGACGACTCTGA
- the cmr5 gene encoding type III-B CRISPR module-associated protein Cmr5 has translation MPELKSLDQTRAAYAWQKVGERPDDRYVKLAKGAPALIMSNGLMQTLAFFQSKGGHHENLMRHVLEWLSTRAGQTFDTDFSKAMKYLHSTGSEQYMRATEEALEILRWIRQFAAARAATIAVPKGK, from the coding sequence ATGCCGGAACTGAAGAGCCTCGATCAGACGCGCGCCGCCTACGCATGGCAGAAAGTCGGCGAGCGGCCGGACGATAGGTACGTAAAGTTGGCGAAGGGCGCGCCGGCGTTGATCATGTCGAACGGCCTCATGCAGACGTTGGCGTTCTTCCAGTCAAAGGGCGGCCACCACGAGAATCTCATGAGGCACGTCCTGGAATGGCTGTCGACCCGGGCTGGGCAGACCTTCGACACCGATTTCAGTAAGGCGATGAAGTACCTGCATTCGACAGGCAGCGAGCAGTACATGCGCGCGACAGAGGAGGCCCTGGAGATCCTCCGCTGGATCCGGCAGTTCGCCGCAGCACGGGCCGCGACGATTGCGGTGCCGAAAGGGAAGTGA
- a CDS encoding BrnT family toxin, producing the protein MATVVYGDFEWDADKATANKARHGVSFEEASTVFADPCYVLRPDETHPDHFWALGLSALGRDCGQRRAWAARSSSPHPETPILPSAPTPLSPPEPPR; encoded by the coding sequence ATGGCGACCGTCGTCTACGGAGATTTCGAGTGGGATGCCGACAAGGCTACCGCGAACAAGGCAAGACACGGCGTGTCGTTCGAAGAAGCGTCGACTGTGTTTGCCGATCCGTGCTACGTTCTGCGGCCGGACGAAACGCATCCCGACCATTTCTGGGCCCTCGGGCTCAGCGCGTTGGGCCGTGACTGTGGTCAACGTCGAGCGTGGGCCGCGCGTTCTTCGTCGCCCCACCCTGAAACGCCAATATTGCCGTCTGCGCCGACCCCGTTGAGCCCTCCAGAACCGCCGCGGTAG